In Nostoc piscinale CENA21, the genomic stretch TTTGGATATTAATTCGCTAAAATCTTGATACAAACACAAGTAAGGGCGTATAAATCGACGTTCCCATAGGATACGGAAGTTCTACCCTACACCCTCTACACCCTTACACCCTTTAAATTTTCACTTCTTCCCTAAATTCCGTTTCATGGCTTCTAATTCGTCTTCTGTTTCCCAACGGCGGAACTTTTCTTCTAAGTCATCGAAACTTCTCGAAGCACTTGTAGAAGAATTCCACCAACCATTAGTTTCTATGCGTTGTTGTTGGGCTTGGGCTTGGGCGCGTGCTGTTTGTGCTTCTGCGGCTTTGGCTTGCACTTCCTGTCTGCGTACCTGGATTTTTCGCAATAATTCTTGAGATTGATTCAGGCGTTCTTTTAGCCCTTGCATGTGTCCCCATTTTTGGTTTCCTTCTCGCAGGAGGGCGGCTTCTCGTTCTTGGGCGGCGGCGGCTAAGTCTTGCCTACCCGCATCCTTGGCTTTCTGCACGCGGATGTGCCAACGCTGAATTTCTTGGGCGGTGGAGAGAATATCGTCTTGCGATCGCTTTTCTTGGACTTGTAAATCTGCTATTAGCTTTAAAGTATCTTCTTCTTGCTGACGTAGTTGCTCTAACAGCGCCTCTAACTCCAAATGTGGATTATTACGCAAGAATTCTTCTAAACGGTTTTCTAAAAACCGACTCAAATCATCAAATAAGCCCACTGCCAGAACTCCAGGGTTGGGTGCGTGACTATTTTATTGTAATCAATTATTCCCAATCAACAATTCGTCTTTTGGTCGAAGCGAATTGTTAAGTAACCGTTATATAGCCAAAATATTATGAATACTTTACACAATCTTCTAAATATTTCTTGATATTTTCCCCTCTGCTGACTTTTTATTTTCAACTTAAATATACCTGTGATTATCAATGATGAATTGGGCAATCTAAAAATAACTTTCTAATACTTACTGGAAGTATGAAACTTGGGATAAGGCTTGACTCAATTCCATTTAAATATGCGGTTAAACGTAATTTCCTACTCCGCTTTGTTCTAGGCAGCACTACCATTTTTGTGAGCCTTTGCGCTTATTACACGTATATAGCGGCTCGCCATATCGCACTAGCAGATTTAAAACAAACTGCTTTTCAAACAGTGCAAAGAGGCGTTGATGAAATTGAAGAGTGGTTACACGTCCGCAAAGTAGAAGTACAAACAATTGCTAATACTTCAACGGTTCGCTCCCTAGAATGGTCTGTAGCAGAACCGTATTTACAAGCAGAAGTGCAGCGAATTCATGAATTTTTTTTTCTTTCAAATAGTTAGTCCCGATGGTTCATTTGCTAATACGAAAGTTGGTCGCTCAACCAAGAATATTAAGGATAGAGACTTCTTTCAAAAAGCATTAGCAGGACAAAGCAATATTTCCGATCCCTTTATTAGCCGTTCCACAGGGATTCCTTTAATTGCGATCGCTACCCCTATTTATGCCAATTCTCAAGCTAATAATTCACCAATTGGTGTGTTTCATGGCAATGTCAAAGTTGATAGCATTGATAATATTGTTAACTCGCTGCGCTATGGCAAGAACAGCTATGCTTTCGCCCTCAATTCTCAAGGACAAGCAATTGTTCATCCTGATGCAGCATTAATGTCAACAGTCGAAAAACCCGCTCCCAGTCTGCTGCAAAATCCTAATTTAAGGGCGATCGCCAAGCAGATGGTCAACAAAAAACAGGGAATTGAGTTACTAGAAATTGATGGTACTCAAAAATATGTGGCATATCTTCCCTTACATGAAGCTAATTGGTCTTTGGCTTTAGTGATTCCCCGCGAAAATATTGAATCTCGCTTGCGTCTTTTAGATGTAATTGCTTTGATTGTGGCAGGATTAACAATCACAATGATTACTGTTTTGTGGCGGGTGCAAGCCTTTGAACAAGCACAACTGAAAAAATCTCAAGCGGCGGCTGAGACAGCAAACCTCGCCAAAAGCGAATTTTTAGCTAACATGAGTCATGAACTGCGGACACCTTTAAATGGGATTTTAGGTTGCGCTCAAATTTTACTACGTTCCCAAGGTTTACCAGAAAAAGAAAAACATCACGTCAATATTATTGAACAATGTGGTTCCCATTTATTGACATTAATTAATGACATTTTAGACTTGTCAAAAATTGAAGCGAGAAAACTAGAACTACATCCTGATGATGTTTATTTTCCTTCTTTTCTCCAGGGAATTTCTGAAATTTGCCAAATTCGAGCCGAACAAAAAAATATTTTGTTTGTTTATGAACCTGCGAGTAATTTACCTACAGGGGTTCATATCGATGTTAAGAGATTGCGTCAGGTATTGTTGAATTTGCTGGGAAATGCTCTTAAATTTACCGATGCAGGTCAAGTTAGTTTTAAAGTAGAAGCGATCGCTGATCATCAACCAACAAAAAACCACTGCATTCGCTTTTGGATTCAAGATACAGGAATTGGTATAGCACCAGCCGAACTTAACAAAATTTTCCTCCCCTTTGAGCAAGTGGGAGAGAAAAAGCGTCAAACTGAAGGTACAGGACTGGGTTTAGCCATTACTCGTCAGTTGGTACAGAAGATGGGTGGCGATATCCATGTTAAAAGTCAGCTTGGAGAAGGTAGCACCTTCTGGTTTGAGTTGGAAATCCCAGAAGCCAGCGAATGGGTACAATCAGCGACAACTGCATCCGCCGGACAAATTATTGGTTTTGAAGACAGTCCGCTAACAATTTTGATGGTAGATGATCGCTGGGAAAATCGCACAGTCATTACCAACTTGCTGCAACCACTTGGTTTTAATTTAGTCGAAGCAACCAACGGTAAAGAAGGTTTAGCAAAAGCCATCGCATTGAAACCAGATTTGGTAATTACAGATTTACTCATGCCAGAAATGGACGGGTTTGAATTGATTCAACATCTGCGCCAAACTCCAGAGATTCAAGATGTCAAAATTATTGTTTCTTCTGCTAGTGTCTTTGAAACTGATCAACATCGCAGCCTCGAAGCTGGTGGTAATGATTTTCTCAGTAAACCTGTACAAGTAGATGAATTACTCAATCAATTAGAACATCTTTTAAGTTTGACATGGATTTACCAATCGTCTCAGACTCAAGCAGCAATAACTAATAACTTGGCTACAGCTAATCATCAAGCAGATTTATTAATTCCTCCCTCTGCGGAAGTTTTGCAAGAACTGATCACATTAGCAAATAAAGGCAATTTTAATGGAATTCTCAAGTGTGCTGATCAGCTGGAGACTTCTGATCAAAATTTTACTAACTTTGCTAATCAACTGCGACAACTAGCAAGGCAATTTGATGAAGATGTCCTGATTAGTTTTTTGCATCAATATGAGGTAGAGTCAAAATGACAGTCACAATATCAGACGAAAAATATGTTGGCGATCGCCATCCACGCGGCATTGTTTTAGTTGTTGATGATAATCCTAACAACTTACAAGTTTTATCTAGCTTTTTGGATGAATCTAGCTTTGAAGTTTGGGCGGTTCGTAGTGGCGAAAAAGCCCTACAAAAATTAAACAACAATAATTTACCCGATTTAATTTTGCTAGATGTGATGATGCCAGGTATGGACGGCTTTGAAACTTGTCAACATCTCAAAAATGATCCTCGTTCTGAGAATATTCCAGTAATTTTTATGACTGCCCTTTCGGAAACTGCCGATAAAGTCAAAGGATTACGATTAGGCGCTGTAGACTACATTACCAAACCTTTTCAACATGAAGAAGTATTAGTGAGGATTGAACATCATTTAAAGTTGCGGAACTTGACCAAAACTTTGATGACCAAAAATGCTGAACTGCAAAAAACTCAAACACAACTTATTCACGCCGAAAAGGCAGCAACTTTAGGTCAATTAGCAGCCGGAATCGCCCATGAAGTGAATAATCCCATTAATTTTATCGCTGGTAACTTAAGTTTTGTCGAACAGTATGTTCAGGAGATAGTTAATTTACTCCAACTCTATCAAAAGTATCTACCTGACCCACCCAATGAAATTCAATCTGCTATTAAATCAACTAATCTGAGTTATTTATTAAATGATTTATCGAAAATTCTCCAATCTATGCAGGTTGGTACAGAACGGGTTACAGAAATTGTATCCTCTTTAAATAAGTTTTCTCGCCACCGAGAAGCAGGTAAAAAACCAGCAAATCTCCATGAAGGTTTAGAAAGTACACTCCTCATTCTTGGTCATCGGTTGAAAGCAAATAATCATCGTCCAGCGATTCAATTAATCAAAGATTACGGAGATTTACCACTAGTTGATTGCTATCCTGGCGAAATCAATCAGGTTTTTATGAATTTGATTTGTAATGCTATCGATGCGATTGAGGAAAATCAAAAAAGTAAAACATTTCCAGAAATTGCCCAAAGCCCTGGTTTAATTCATATTACAACAGATGCAATTGATGATAAAGCTATAATCAAAATTGCCGATAATGGCTCAGGAATTAGTGAAGTCGATCAAACTAAAATTTTTGATGCTTTCTACACCACAAAACCCATAGGTAAAGGCACAGGTTTGGGTCTATCGATTTCTTACCAAATTGTGGTCAACAATCATCATGGCAAATTATATTACAATTCCAAAATAGGTGAAGGTTTAGAGTTTGTAATTGAGCTACCTATTAGATAAACTCTGGCACTATAAATGCTGCTGTAATAAACCAATTATGACTTCGGGTAATTCTAAATGAGGGAGGACTCCAGCATCAGCGATCGCATAAAATTTAGATACAGCATTGGGATTTAAATTCGCCAACCTCCGCCCTAATTTGATACTGGTAAATTGGGCTTCCTCACCCCAAAAAAACACAGTTGGAATAGTTAACTGTTGCTGATATAAACTCAAATCAAAATATAAATCACCCCGCAAAAATGCCAAAGCTGCAAACCTAGCATTCGGTTGTTGTGCTGAAGTTAAATAAGCAGCGACCATTTCTGGTGAAACGCGTCCGGGTTTGGCAAACAGAAAACTTTGTAAAAAATTTCGCACTGACAATTCATTCTCTGCACCCAAAGCATAGATTAAACTATCTACTAGCGGTGTATTGATAACAGAAAGTGGGAGCCTGCGTCCAGCACCTTGACCAAAATCATCAAACCCCGAAGGACAAACTAAATATAGTGATTGAAATAATTGTGGTTGAGTAATAGCCAAACGAACAGTGAAAGCAGCCGTCAGAGATGAGGCGATAACTGTTACAGGTTGGCGACAAGTTTGAGTAATAAATTCAGCCAGCGTCGTCAAATAATCCTTAATTTGATAATCGCGTACAGGGTGTGCAGAATCTCCCCAACCAATTAAATCAGGCGCTAAAATACGATATTCGTCCGCGAAAGCTGGGTACACCTTCGACCATTCATAAGCCGAAGCGCCACCCCCAAAATTATGTAGAAATAATAGTGGCGATAAATCTTCACTATCAGCATTCAACCAAGGTGCAGATGTCTGAGTATAATACACCATCGCTCCCAAGGAAGTATGAATCACTTTCTGCCCAAAGCCAGGAGGTTGAAACTGAAGCATAAAAAGTATGAAGTATGAAGTGTGAAGTCAAGATATTCCTAGATACTTTACAAACATCTCTCTCCCTTGTCTCCCTTGTCCTCCTTGTCTCCCTTGTCTTCCAGCAAAATAATCAACAACCTAGCGATTATCCCTCGTAATATGAGTTAATTCATTTAAATTGTCGCCACTAATTTTATAAGCATTACCAAAACCAAGGACAAAACGGCCAGAACTGGGAATTAGTTGAAAAATCCGAAAGTCACCCAAGCTTTTTAAGACTTCAATCATTTCACCAAAGCGTTCTTGCAGTTGGTCAACAATTTTATTCCAAGTCTCTGTATCTCGTTCTATTAACGTCGCAGTACAATCAAAACTTAGACGACGACGAGCAAAAATGTTATTACTTTTTGTTTCATCTTCAATAAATAAAATACTCACACGGGGATTAGCATAAATATTTTGTGAGTGGGCTGCCAAGTCGCTAATATAAATATAAATATTTTTGGCTGCATCACTAACGAAAGGCGCATAACTGCTGTTAGGTATGCCTTCTGGACTGATAGTGCTAATAATGACACTCTGAAACTCTTGCAGAAAATTGACGTATTCAGCTTGAGCTTTTTCTAGCTGACTCATAAGTAAGTTTTTGTATGATTAATAACGTTTAAGTAAGTATTTTAGGGTGTTTTTGCGATCGCAAAACACCAACTTATTGTACCTACTTCCTCATCTTCAAGACCAAAATCGATATCATGTAACAAGAAATCAAGTAATGAGGACGCAATTGTGAATGACAAAAATCGTTCTCAATGGGACTTAGGCAGGTTTATCAACACCTTGTCTTACTTCGAGGTTATTCCTTTTCTCAACTGCATACAAAAACTTATCCAAGGTCGTCCCCAAGACACACAACATAGACCTAATGGAGAAAAAAGCGTGGGTGTAATACTAGTAGCGGGTGCAACGGGTGGACTTGGTAAGCGAGTCATCAGGCGACTGAGAGAACGAGGTTATCAAGTTCGCGGTTTGGTACGTGATATTGACAAAGCAAGGTCAATTTTGGGTAACGATGTTGACTTAGTAGTTGCAGACATCACCAAACCCGAAACTTTAACCGCATTAGTCATGGCGAATATTCAAGCCTTAATTTGTTGCACAGCCGTGCGTGTCCAACCCGTGGAAGGTGACACCGCCAATAGAGACAAATATTATCAAGGCGTGAAATTTTACCAGCCGGAAATTGTTGGGGACACTCCCGAAAATGTCGAATATCAAGGTGTGAAAAACTTAGTAGCAGCCGCCGCCAAATATCTCCCCGCCGCGAATGAAAAACTGATTTTTGATTTTACCCATCCCTCTGCTGAATTAAGAAATATTTGGGGTGCATTAGATGATGTGGTTATGGGTGGAGTGAGTTCTAGTAATATTCAACTCACAGAAAATACTGCTGTGTTTGCTGGAAATGTTTCTACAGCAAACTCCGGTGGTTTTGCATCTGTGAGAACGAAAAACTTTGACCCACCTTTTAATCTATCTGGGTACACAGGTGTAGAAATCCGAGTTAAAGGTGATGGACAACGTTATAAACTTTTTCTCCGCCCTGATGCAACTTGGGATGGTTTAGGTTATAGCTATTCTTTCGATACTGTAGCTAATAGTTGGATAAATATTCGCATTCCTTTTGCAGAATTAACACCTGTATTTCGGGCAAAAACTGTTAAAGATGCTCCACCATTAAATACTAGTAAAATTAGCTCATTTCAACTGATGTTGAGCAAATTTGAATATGATGGGGCGTTAAATCCTAAATTTAGCCCTGGTGGTTTTTGTTTACAGGTGGAATCTATCAAAGCCTACGGAGAGAAGACTTTACCAAAATTTATTCTTGTTAGTTCCGCAGGTGTCACCCGTCCCGGAAGACCAGGAATTAATTTAGATGAAGAACCTCCCGCAGTCAGATTAAATGACCAGTTAGGTGGTATTTTAACCTGGAAATTAAAAGGCGAGGATAGTTTAAGAGCTAGTGGTATTCCTTACACAATTATTAGACCTTGCGCCTTAACTGAAGAAAGCAGTGGACAAGAGTTAATTTTAGAACAAGGTGATAACATACGTGGCAAAATCAGCCGCGAGGATGTGGCAGAACTTTGCGTACAAGCGTTAGAAGAAAGTCAAGTACATAATGTCACTTTTGAAGTCAAAGCAACAGAAAATAAAGTGAACTCTCGCAATTGGGAGACGTTATTTTCTGGTTTACAATCTGATAAATAAATCAATACTCTATAGATTGATTAATATATATCAGCATACTTTTTTTGGTGGTGCGATCGCACTACCAAACCTACCTTTTTTAACTCTGCTATATCTTCTTCCTTTGCGCCCTTAGCCTTCTTTGCGGTTTGGACAATGAAAAGCATTCAAGCATTAGGAATTGCGATAGCTTTAGCCATCATTCTCTGGGCTGGGTTATTCTCTAACACAGCATCATCACAGCAAATCGAATCTCGCCTGAATAATTTACAGGCTGATTTTAATCGTATAGAGTCACGGTTAAACCAAATAGAATCTCAACTCGGAAACACTCGCCAGTCTCCTAACTCACGCACAAGAATTACTGTACCACAGTCAAATCGACGGAATCTATCACAAGCAGAACGGGATAAAATGTTTGACCGTTTAGCGACTTTAGTGGTTGAATTAAAACAACAAGTGAATACTTTAGAACAACGCATTACTAAATTAGAATCTCGTTAATTAATATGGTAGAAAATATTTCAGATGCAATGACATACGAGGGTGGTTGTCATTGTGGCGCAGTACGTTTTCGAGTTATTGTTAACAACCACAAAGTTGATGATTGTAACTGTTCAATTTGCCGAAAAAAGGGCTTTTTACATTTAATAGTCTCCAAGGAAAAGTTTACGTTATTGCAAGGTGAAACTGAGTTAACAACTTATAAATTTAATACAGGCGTTGCTCAACATAAATTCTGTAAGACTTGCGGGATACATTCTTTTTATATTCCCCGTAGTCATCCTGATTGTATTGATGTCAATGTTAGATGCTTAGATGGCGATGTCATCTCAAATTTTGAAATTGTTCCTTTTGATGGGATGAATTGGGAAGCCAATATTCACAAGTTGATTAATTAAGATGATTGTCAATAGAGGAAATAGGGAACACATTTATGTGGATAATTTACAAACATCCCTATCCCTTTTCTTCTTCATCTCCCTTGTCTCTATTATTCACATATCAATAAGTAATTACATAGGTGTTCATAATTTTAATCATCTTCGTGAATAACTCGCAGAAATACAAAAGATGGAATAGCAAATAAAATTCTACTGAATTGTTGCGAAAAGTAAACACTAATCAGCTTAAATTCCTGATTTATTCAAAGGTTGGGAGCCATTTTTTCACAAATTATTTATAACTGCTATAGTGTTAATGTATGCTCTAGAGTAAGGGCAGATAAGTTATCTGTGATTTATTGTTATTTGAAGAAAAAACACAAAATATATATTTTTGTAGAGCAATTGCTAAAGAAAGATGATGAAACTCCAACCGCAGGCGATGGAGATTATATAAAAGTTGTACTAGGAGTGAATGGATATCTGATTAGCCTGTTTTACAAGCTGATATATCTGAATAAAGGGAATCTCTTCAATCAAGCAAGTATAGGAAAATTATTCAGTTTGTATCAGTAATTAACCCTTTAGAATTAGGGAAAATTTCTATGAATCAACCATATCTCTCTCCCGATGATTTACCTTCTCATAAAACAACACTAATTAGTGAAGTATTACTTAGTCAGTTAGAAGAGACAGTCAAACAAAGGTTTTTTGCAGTTTGCGATCGCACTGTCCGTCTTTTATTATCTAGTTGTCATTGGTATTTCAAAATCAATAGCGGTATTCTCATATTAATTATGGTTTGCCATGATATCGAAAGTTATCAGAACATTATGATGACTGTGCCGCATTTAGCGGAAAAGTTAAAGCAATTTGCTAACCAAGCCAAAATTAGTATTAGTTCTCCAGTTAACCAAGGCGTTCCTTGGGTAATCAGTGTCAATGATATCTTTTTCGGAGAAGAATCATCTGAGCGTTGACTTCCAATAAATCAAGGGGTGTATAAACTCAAATATTGCATTAGAAGACTGAAGTCACAGGCCAGCTGCTAAAAAAATACTGGCTTGGCTACACAGGCAAAACCCACCAAGCCGCTAGTAAGTCGCTGTTTGTGTAGCCTTAAACTCCAGTCTAAGAGATACAAATTTAACAGTGAATAGTGAACAGTTATCAATAACATACTGATAACTGATAACTGATTTAAAAATCTAAACTCGGCCAGTCTGATTCACGATAATAACGTGTCATATCATCAAACTTCCGCAATTCAACTCGGTTAACCAGAAATTCTGGCGAATTTTCTAGCCATTGTTGATTTAATTCCGCAAGTAAATCACTGAATTTATTACGGTCTAAATCTGGCGTAATATCGCCAAAA encodes the following:
- a CDS encoding TIGR04376 family protein is translated as MGLFDDLSRFLENRLEEFLRNNPHLELEALLEQLRQQEEDTLKLIADLQVQEKRSQDDILSTAQEIQRWHIRVQKAKDAGRQDLAAAAQEREAALLREGNQKWGHMQGLKERLNQSQELLRKIQVRRQEVQAKAAEAQTARAQAQAQQQRIETNGWWNSSTSASRSFDDLEEKFRRWETEDELEAMKRNLGKK
- a CDS encoding ATP-binding protein, whose product is MNFFFFQIVSPDGSFANTKVGRSTKNIKDRDFFQKALAGQSNISDPFISRSTGIPLIAIATPIYANSQANNSPIGVFHGNVKVDSIDNIVNSLRYGKNSYAFALNSQGQAIVHPDAALMSTVEKPAPSLLQNPNLRAIAKQMVNKKQGIELLEIDGTQKYVAYLPLHEANWSLALVIPRENIESRLRLLDVIALIVAGLTITMITVLWRVQAFEQAQLKKSQAAAETANLAKSEFLANMSHELRTPLNGILGCAQILLRSQGLPEKEKHHVNIIEQCGSHLLTLINDILDLSKIEARKLELHPDDVYFPSFLQGISEICQIRAEQKNILFVYEPASNLPTGVHIDVKRLRQVLLNLLGNALKFTDAGQVSFKVEAIADHQPTKNHCIRFWIQDTGIGIAPAELNKIFLPFEQVGEKKRQTEGTGLGLAITRQLVQKMGGDIHVKSQLGEGSTFWFELEIPEASEWVQSATTASAGQIIGFEDSPLTILMVDDRWENRTVITNLLQPLGFNLVEATNGKEGLAKAIALKPDLVITDLLMPEMDGFELIQHLRQTPEIQDVKIIVSSASVFETDQHRSLEAGGNDFLSKPVQVDELLNQLEHLLSLTWIYQSSQTQAAITNNLATANHQADLLIPPSAEVLQELITLANKGNFNGILKCADQLETSDQNFTNFANQLRQLARQFDEDVLISFLHQYEVESK
- a CDS encoding hybrid sensor histidine kinase/response regulator — translated: MTVTISDEKYVGDRHPRGIVLVVDDNPNNLQVLSSFLDESSFEVWAVRSGEKALQKLNNNNLPDLILLDVMMPGMDGFETCQHLKNDPRSENIPVIFMTALSETADKVKGLRLGAVDYITKPFQHEEVLVRIEHHLKLRNLTKTLMTKNAELQKTQTQLIHAEKAATLGQLAAGIAHEVNNPINFIAGNLSFVEQYVQEIVNLLQLYQKYLPDPPNEIQSAIKSTNLSYLLNDLSKILQSMQVGTERVTEIVSSLNKFSRHREAGKKPANLHEGLESTLLILGHRLKANNHRPAIQLIKDYGDLPLVDCYPGEINQVFMNLICNAIDAIEENQKSKTFPEIAQSPGLIHITTDAIDDKAIIKIADNGSGISEVDQTKIFDAFYTTKPIGKGTGLGLSISYQIVVNNHHGKLYYNSKIGEGLEFVIELPIR
- a CDS encoding alpha/beta fold hydrolase; the protein is MLQFQPPGFGQKVIHTSLGAMVYYTQTSAPWLNADSEDLSPLLFLHNFGGGASAYEWSKVYPAFADEYRILAPDLIGWGDSAHPVRDYQIKDYLTTLAEFITQTCRQPVTVIASSLTAAFTVRLAITQPQLFQSLYLVCPSGFDDFGQGAGRRLPLSVINTPLVDSLIYALGAENELSVRNFLQSFLFAKPGRVSPEMVAAYLTSAQQPNARFAALAFLRGDLYFDLSLYQQQLTIPTVFFWGEEAQFTSIKLGRRLANLNPNAVSKFYAIADAGVLPHLELPEVIIGLLQQHL
- a CDS encoding HugZ family protein, which gives rise to MSQLEKAQAEYVNFLQEFQSVIISTISPEGIPNSSYAPFVSDAAKNIYIYISDLAAHSQNIYANPRVSILFIEDETKSNNIFARRRLSFDCTATLIERDTETWNKIVDQLQERFGEMIEVLKSLGDFRIFQLIPSSGRFVLGFGNAYKISGDNLNELTHITRDNR
- a CDS encoding CIA30 family protein; this translates as MNDKNRSQWDLGRFINTLSYFEVIPFLNCIQKLIQGRPQDTQHRPNGEKSVGVILVAGATGGLGKRVIRRLRERGYQVRGLVRDIDKARSILGNDVDLVVADITKPETLTALVMANIQALICCTAVRVQPVEGDTANRDKYYQGVKFYQPEIVGDTPENVEYQGVKNLVAAAAKYLPAANEKLIFDFTHPSAELRNIWGALDDVVMGGVSSSNIQLTENTAVFAGNVSTANSGGFASVRTKNFDPPFNLSGYTGVEIRVKGDGQRYKLFLRPDATWDGLGYSYSFDTVANSWINIRIPFAELTPVFRAKTVKDAPPLNTSKISSFQLMLSKFEYDGALNPKFSPGGFCLQVESIKAYGEKTLPKFILVSSAGVTRPGRPGINLDEEPPAVRLNDQLGGILTWKLKGEDSLRASGIPYTIIRPCALTEESSGQELILEQGDNIRGKISREDVAELCVQALEESQVHNVTFEVKATENKVNSRNWETLFSGLQSDK
- a CDS encoding GFA family protein; translation: MVENISDAMTYEGGCHCGAVRFRVIVNNHKVDDCNCSICRKKGFLHLIVSKEKFTLLQGETELTTYKFNTGVAQHKFCKTCGIHSFYIPRSHPDCIDVNVRCLDGDVISNFEIVPFDGMNWEANIHKLIN